CGTCGTACCGGACGAGGAGGCCCTGCGCACCGAGGTCCGGGCGGCCGTCGCCGAGCATCTGACGCCCGTGCTGGAAGGGTTCAGGCCCCGGATGCGGCGCGGGTCCCGCGCGCTGTGGGGCATGGCGACGGACGAGATCACCGAGGGCCTGTGGTACCTGGGTCATCTGCTGGGCGAGGAGCCGCGCGCGATGGCGGAGGCGCAACGGCTGCTTCCCGGCGCGCTGGCGCCGTTCGCACGGGGTGCCTCCTTCCGCGAGCTGAGTGGCCCGGACGGTGAGCGGCTCACCACGCGCGACCGCGCGAGCTGCTGCCTCTTCTACACCCTCCGCCCTGCCGACACCTGTGTGACCTGTCCCCGTACGTGCGACTCGGAGCGCGTCGAGCGGATGACGGCGGCCACCCGCGGCTGACGCCCGTTCGAGCGAACGCCCCTCACCCGTAAGGGAGTTCGACCGAGAACGCCCTGATCCATGGTCATCGCCCCCTATTAGCGGTCTCTTGCGCCGAAACCCCGCAGCGGGGGGCCGCGACTCCGTAAAGATGCTCGGCGACAGCGAAGCAAGCCAGAGCGCGAGCGCGGCGCTGTGCGTGCGTACGCGGTGTCCGCGCCGCGCGCGCCCAGGCGCCGTGCGGCAAGGGGCACCCCGCATGAGACTGACCGACATATCGCTGAACTGGGTGCTGCCGGGCGCCGTGCTGCTCGTCGGCGCCCTGACCGCGGTGCTGGTGATGGCGCGCTCCCGCCGCCACGGCAAGGCCGACGACGGCGCCGCCACCGGCTCGCACGGACAGCACGGGGCAGGACAGGCCGACTCCTGGGAGCGCATGGAGGAGCGGCGCCGCCGCAAGGAGACCCTCTACGCGACGGCCGCCTACCTGCTCCTCTTCTGCTGCGCGGCCGTCGCCGCGGCGCTCTCCTTCCACGGCCTCGTCGGCTTCGGCCGGCAGAACCTCGGCCTGGGCGGCGGCTGGGAGTACCTCGTCCCCTTCGGGCTGGACGGCGCCGCGATGTTCTCCGCCGTGATCGCCGTACGCGAGGCCAGCCACGGAGACGCCTCCCTCGGGTCCCGGCTGCTGGTGTGGATCTTCGCGGGGGCCGCCGCGTGGTTCAACTGGGTGCACGCGCCGCGCGGCATGGGCCACGACGGCGCACCGCAGTTCTTCGCCGGGATGTCGCTCTCGGCGGCGATCCTCTTCGACCGCGCGCTCAAGCAGACGCGCCGCGCGGCACTGCGCGAGCAGGGGCTGGTGCCCCGGCCGCTGCCGCAGATCCGCGTCGTCAGGTGGCTGCGGGCACCGCGGGAGACGTTCGGCGCCTGGTCGCTGATGCTGCTGGAGGGCGTGCGCACGCTGGACGAGGCCGTCGACGAGGTACGCGACGACCGGCGCCGCAGCGAGCAGGAACGTCTGCGCAGGAGGGAGCAGGAGCGGCTGGACCGGGCCCGGGTCAAGGCGCTCAACAGGCAGCACAGGCTGTGGAACCGGGGGCGCGGCGAGCCGGGGCACCACGTGGAGAGGGAGATTTCGGCGGGGCCCGCCGCCGTCTCCGCTGCCCCTGCCGTATCTGCGGGCTCTGCCGCCGCGCAGCCCGCTGTCGCGTCCGAACCGGCGGACATATCCACGGCGAGCCGGCCTCCGGTCACCGAGGTCGTCGGCACCCCGGCCGTGCGCGGCAGGCCCGCGCTCCAGGCTGTCTCCGACGAGGCGGAGGAGAAGGGCCGGGACGACAGGAGCCGTGACGAGAGGGGTGCGGCCAGCCCTCGGCTGGACTCCCTGGAGGAGAAACTGGCCGAGATCGAGCGGCAGTTCGGCTGAGCGTTTTCGCTTCGCGATGGTGCCGAGCCCCGCTTGTGGCCTGTCCGGGGATCTTTCTGTTGCCCTCTTTCCTGGGGCTGAGCAGGGGGTGCCCCCAGCTGTGCTTTGCAGGGTGCGGGTGTGTTGGGGCCAAGCGCGCAGTTCCCCGCGCCCCTTTGGGGCCGGCCTGGGGAGTGTCTTCAAAGTAGCGTCGTCCGCCCGCCGGGCAGACGGGACTTCGACGACACGACCTAGGCGTCGCCCGCTTTCTCCGTGCGCCGGTGCGGTAGCAGAGCACTCCGGTCCGGAGCGCTCCGTTCCGCACCGGCGTTGCCGTGTCCGGCCGCCTCCCAGACGGTGACCGCCGTGCGGTCGAGGTCGTGGCCCTTGAGCGGCGTCCGGATGTCGGCGAGATAGGCCGCGAGACCGGGCGGGTGGGAGCGGGCCATCCAGCGCGCGGCCAGGCTCCCGGCGAAGGAGCGCTCCTCGCGCAGCGGTACGGCGAACCCCGGACTGCACACCATCAGCGCGTCGCCGGGCCGCGCCACGGAGGCCCGGAAGCGGAACGGCTCGGCGCGGGCGGGGGCCGGCGGCTCCGCCGTGAAGCCGTCACGTGCCGCCGCTGCCTGCGCTCTCGGGTCCTCGGGCGGGGTGGGTGCGAGGTTCGTCGCCGGTTCGGGGCCGGGCCCCGCAACCGGTGCGGGCCCGGCACCGAACCCCACCACAGGGCCGCCTGACTCCCCCTGGCTGGCCTGCGGCTCGATGTCGTGCCAGCGGCCGTCCCGCAGCCGGAACAGGCCGCCGGCCCCGATCCCGAAGAAGATCCGCGTCTGGCACCGGGGGTCGGCGGGCAGGAGCAGGCAGCACAGGTCGGCGGTGTACTGCTCCGGTTCGAGGCCCAGCGCCGCCGCCTGGGCGCGCAGCTTTCCGAACGTGCGGTCGGTGAGACGGTGCAGCCCGGACTTGAGCGCGCCCCTGCGCCCCGCGCGGATGTCCTCGGCGAGCCGGGCGTGGCTGCGGCCCACGGCGGACCCGATCGAGTGACACGCCTCCCGCGCCGCGCGGTGCGCCCCCGGCCCACCGTGGGCCCCGACGGCGACGGCGACGAGCAACAGCGCCCCCTCCCCCGTCCCGAACCGCGCCGTCAACAGCGCGTCCCCCCGCAACGTCCCCGCGCGCTTCGCCCCGGCCCCCCGCAGCGAAGCGGCCCGCAACGTCAGCCCGCCGTGCCGCCCCCCGTCCAGCGCGACCTCCGCCACCAACTCCGAAAGCCCGGCAGGATCGGCCAGGGGAATCACCCCGTCCTCCTCCGGGTCCTCCAGATCCTGCGGAGCCTGCGGGGGCTCCGGGAGGGCAGGATCGGGACACTCCGGGACGGGCTCCCCCCGGGCGGGCTTCCCCTCAGCGGGCTCCCCCCGAGCGGGTTCCACGGGTGCGGGGCCGTCCATGGCGGGCTCTTCCCGCGGGGCGTCTCCGTTTCCTCCCCGTGGTGCCAGGGTGTGGGTCACCGAGGCGAAGCGGTCGTCCAGGGTGTCGGGGGCGCGGGTTCTGCCGGTGTCGGAGGCGGTGGCGTCGTACAACTGGGCCCACCAATCGCCCCGTTCCCCGCCGCGCTCGCCGTGTTTCTCGTCCCGTCCCTCGCCGCGTGCCCCCTGTTCGCTCATCCGCTCATTGTCTCGCGCACGTATCGGGCGGGAAGCCCGTACGGAAGAACGGCGTGGAAGGGTCGTGGAACGCGCGGTCCGGCTCCGGTTCGGGCAGGCTTTCCCCATGGACACCTCCGGGACGCTGAGCGTGCCGCAGCCGCTGCTGGTGGGCATTGTGCTGCTGCTGGGGCTGATCGGGTCCGTGCTTCCCGGGGTGCCGGGGACGCTCGTCGTCTGGGCCTCGGTGTTCTGGTGGGCGGTGTGGGACCACAATCGCGCCGCCTGGTGGCTGCTCGTCGCGGCCACGGGACTGCTACTGCTGACGGCTGCCGTACGGATGTTCGCCCCCGCACAGCCGCGCCGGAGATCCGAGGCCGGCCGACGCCTGCTGCTCATGGCGGGGGCGTCCGGCACGGTGGGCTTCGTGCTCGTACCCGTGCTCGGCGTCCTCCCGGGCTTCCTCGCCGGGATCTACGGCAAGGAGCGGATGAGGCTCGGCAGCCACGGCGCAGCCGTCGCCTCGACCCGCACCGTCATGCGCGGCGGCGGCTGGCGGACGCTGGCCGACCTCACCGCCTCCCTGCTGGTGGCCGTCGGCTGGGTGATCATCGTGCTGTGGGGTCCCCGGGGCCAGGGGTAGGTCCGGCGGATCATGCGTGCCCGGCGCGGGGGCGGGCCCCCAAGGGGCGCGGGGAAATGCGCGACCAGCCCACAACACACCCGCACCCTGCACAGCACAGGCAGGGGCGCCCCTGCTCAGCACCCCGAGAGAGGGCAACAGAAAGATCCGCCGGACAGGCCGTAGGCCCCGTCGTCACCTTCCCGACTGCGCGGCGGCGGGCCGCGGAGCGCGGGCTTCCTCCTCGGCGAGGGTGGTCGCGTGCCACAGGTGGTGCAGGGCGTAGGAGCGCCAGGGGCGCCACAGTTCGGCCTGCCCCGCCTCGGCTCCGGCCAGCGCCAGGCCGTGACGTACGCCCACGTCGCCCGGCAGGAAGACGTCGGGGTCGCCCAGGGCGCGCATCCGCATGTAGCCGGCCGTCCACGGGCCGATGCCCGGCAGGGCCAGCAGCGCGCGCTCGGTCTCTTCGCGGTCGGCGCCCGGGTCGAGGACGACCGTCCCGTCCGCCAGCGCCTCCCCCACCACGCGGATCGTACGGCGCCGGGTCTCCGGCATGCCCAGCTCGCTCAGCGGGGCCTGGGCCAGCACCCCGGCCTCGGGGAAGAGGTGGGTGAGCGTGCCGTCCGGCGCCGCGAGCGGCTTGCCGTAGGCCACGACGAGCTTCGCCGCCAGGGTGCGTGCCGCGCCGACCGAGATCTGCTGCCCGAGCACGGCGCGCACCGCCAGCTCGTGCGCGTCGGCCGCGCCGGGCGAGCGCAGGCCAGGGGTGCGGGCCAGCAGCGGGCCCAGCGCGCTGTCACCGTCGAGGCGTTCGGCCACCGCGTACGGGTCGGCGTCCAGGTCGAACAGCCGCCGCACGCGCTGTACGGCAGTCGTCAGATCCCGCAGGTCGCCCAGGTGCAGCCGGCACTCCAGCCAGCCCTTGCCGCTGCGGGCCGGGCACTCGTCGACCTCGGCGACGCCGGTGCCGTAGGGCAGGTTCAGGGTGCGCCGGTAGGTGCGCGCACCGGGCTCGCCCCGCATCTCCTCGACGCCGGGGACGACCCGGCGCTCCAGGAAGCCGAACACCTGGCCGGTGGCGTACGGGCCCCGGTACGCCAGCCGCAGCGGCACCCCGCTGACGGCCGCTCCTCCGTGCGCCGCCGCCTCCCGCGCCTCGGGGCGCCCCGCCGGGCCGTGACCGCCGCGTGCGGACGCCTCGCGCAGGGCGGTCGGGGTGCGGGCGTAGATGTCCCGGACGGTGTCGTTGAACTGCCGCACGCTCGCGAATCCCGAGGCGAACGCGACCTCGGTGACCGGCAGCGGCGTCGTCTGGAGCAGCACCCGCGCCGTGTGCGCGCGCTGGGCGCGGGCGAGCGCGACGGGGCCCGCGCCCAGCTCAGCGGTGAGCTGGCGCTGGACCTGGCGCGCGCTGTAGCCGAGCTTGCGGGCCAGCCCGGCGACGCCCTGGCGGTCCACGACGCCGTCGGAGATCATCCGCATCGCACGGCCTACCAGGTCGGCCCGGACGTTCCACTCGGCCGAGCCGGGCACGGCGTCGGGGCGACACCTGCGGCAGGCACGGAAGCCCGCGCCCTGGGCCGCGGCGGCCGTCGGATAGAAGCGCACGTTCTCCCGCTTCGGGGTGACCGCCGGGCAGCTGGGGCGGCAGTAGATCCCGGTGGTCGTCACACCGAGGAAGAACACGCCGTCGAAGCGCGCGTCCCTGCTGCGTACGGCTTCATACCTGCTGTCTTCTGTCGTCACGCCTCCCAGTGTGCGCGCTCGCCCCGCTCAGTTCTGGCGGGAATCGGACATCACCATCCGGCGGCGTCGCGCGCGCCAGGCGCACTGCGCGCCCCGGGCTCGGCGCGGGAGCTGAGGGCGGGCGCCACGGGCAAGAACGGGAGCGCCGCGCACGCCAGCAGCCCGCCGGGACCCGCCCGTGCCGAGCCCAGCGCGTATCCGCCGTGGACGGCGACCGCCACGAGCTCCGAACCGAAGCCCGCCACCGACGCGACGGTCGCGCGGGCGCCGTCCTCGATACGGTCCTGGAGGCGGCCTCGGCGTGCGCGATCGCCCAGAAGAACGTGCCGAACGCGGTGGCGACCAGCAGGATGTCCGCCTCGTAGCCGGGCCCGCGTCGGGTGGCGTTCGGTGCCTGTGGAGGCTCAATGTCGCTTCATGGAGCCCAGGCTAGGGACGGGAGTCCGGCCCCCGCACGGAGTCTTCCGGCAGCCGCTGGAGCAGCCCCCAGGTGAACTCCGCGACCACATCGTGGAGTTCACCCTGGGTGTCGGGAGCTGTGCAGGCCAGCTGCTGGGAGAGGGGCGTGGAGCCCTCGCGAGGCCGGGCGGGAGGGAACGCCTGCGCGACCTCGTCCACGGTGCAGGACCAGGGCACCAGGTCCTCGACGGTGCGCAGCCGGGGCGGAGGCGCGCCGGGTGCCCGTACGAGCCACTCGTTCCACACCGCGCCGCCACCGGGCGCGCTCATCACCTCGAAGCGCAGGTCGGGCCACAGCGGCAGGGCCCAGCTGAGCGCCTCGCAGGTGAGGTCGCCGACCTGGCGGCGTTCGGTGGCCTCCGGCGGGCCGAGGACGGAGCGGTAGCGGGCGAGGGACCCGCGCGAGGCGCCACGCGGGGACCGGACCATGGCCTGCCAGCGCTTGTTGGCCTCGCGCATCGCGGCGAGGCCGACGCCGAGCGCGCGCAGAGCCTCCTCGACCCTGTCGCGCTGGAAGTCGGCCATTCTGCGCAGCAGGACGAGCTGGAACTCCAGCGGCCCGAACGGCGCGGCGGGTGCGGGTGTGGCCCTGGCCATCAGAAGGTCCGCGCGGTGCGGAGCGGCGACGCGTTCGGCCAAGGGGGCAACCACGGGAGCATGGAGGGGACGGTACCAACCGGCACGTAGTGCCCGGCGCCGGGCCGACCGGCGCCGTACCACCCCGGCGCCGCACCACCCGGCACGTACCGTCCCCTCCAAGACCCGCGGAGCGCTACGGCTTGCGGCGGGGGCCGCGCTTGCGTTCCGTCATGTGCCGGCCGAGTGCCTGCCGCTGCTTGAACATCTGACGCTGCTCGGCGCGCAGCCGCGCGTCGGTGCGGGCGGCCAGCCGGGTGTTCTCGCGCAGCAGCTTGCGGTAGCTGTCGAGGCGCCGCTCGGGCAGGATGCCGTCCTCGACGGCGGTCAGCACCGCGCAGCCGGGCTCGGCCTGGTGGGCGCAGTCCTGGAACCGGCACTTCCGGGCCAGTTCCTCGATCTCCGAGAACGCCTGGCCCAGGCCCTCCTCCGCGTCCCACAGGCCCACGCCGCGCAGCCCGGGGGTGTCGATGAGGACGCCGCCGCCCGACGAGGCGGGCAGCGGCAGCAGGTTACGGGTCGTCGTGGTGTGGCGGCCCTTGCCGTCCCGGTCCCGGATGGCCTGCACGGTCTGCGCCTCGTGGCCCAGCAGCGCGTTGGCGAGCGTCGACTTGCCCGCGCCCGACGGACCCAGCAGCGCGGTGGTACCGCCCGCGAGGACGGCGGCGAGGATGTCGACTGCCTCGCCGGTCTCGGCGCTGATCGACAGCACCTGCACGCCGGGCGCGACGGTCTCCGCGTCGGCGAGCAGGTGCGCGACGGTGGCCGCCTCGGGGACGAGGTCCGCCTTGGTGAGGACGAGCAGCGGCTCGGCACCGCTGCTCCAGGAGAGCGCCGACTTATGCAGCAGTGCCTCACCACTCGAACACGACATCGCGAGCGCGAGGAACCGCTCGATCCGACCAAGATCCAGATCGTCGGCGAGCGGCACACAGATGACGACGTGATCGATGTTAGTGGCCAGGACCTGGCCTTCGGAACGCTTCGACGACGTCGACCGCACGAAGGCGTTGCGGCGCGGCAGCAGCGTCCGCACGTACCGAGGGTCACAGCCCTCAGGATCGACGGCGACCCAGTCCCCCGTGCACACGACCTTCATCGGGTCTCGCGGTACGACGAACTCGGTGTCGGCACAGATGGTGCCTTCGGGGGTGACGACGTCGCACTGTCCGCGATCGACGCGTACGACGCGGCCGGGCAGGAGTCCCTGCTCGGCATACGGCGCGAACACGGCCTCCCAGTCCGCGTCCCAACCGTACGAAGTCAGCGAATCCGAGGGGGATGGGGAGGGTGAGGAGGGCGAAGATGAGCCCAGGAAAGAAGAAGAGGAAGACAAGGGGTGACCCTTCACAGGGCGGCCCCGACTGCACGTTCAACTGCGCAACTGCACGCGCCTGGGCGCGAAGAAAGGAAGCAGGTCAGCCGGTGGCCACAGAGGTGGACTTGATGAACTTCCGGATGCGGGCAGCGCCCATCTCGACAACAGCCATCGGTCACACCTCCCGGGTCCTTCTCAGAGCGTCAGCAGCGGCGAGCAGCCGCTGCACGAACAAGGGCGACCATAGCCGCACGCCCCGGGACGTGCCACCGCTTTTCCGCCGCGCCCGCGAGCCCAATCGAACCTCACGCCACCAGGCAGACATCGCCCCGCCTGCCGACCCGACGCCCCTTGACCTCAAGCACGGGCCTGCGATAGCTCACCAAGATCCCCGACCCGGTGGTGAATTCCACCAACTGATAACTCAGGACACAGTCCACTGAGGTTCCGTGCATCACACGCTCCGCCGAGGGAAGCGATTCCAGAAGCTCCCACGACGTCGAGACGAGCTGGAAAATTCCTACGTCAGGAAGACCGGCCAGCCGAAATCGCAGGCGCACCTCCGGCACCGGCCCCCGTCCTGCCTTTGCCGCCGCCTTGCGCTCCTCGACGGTGGCAGGACAGCCGCACGGACCCCCCTCGGCACCCGTGGAGTCAAGAAGATTGGCTCCATCGCAGACGTGGAACACCTCACCGGCGGCCCGCATCACCATCCGCACAGACACGGGCTGCCCGCCCGTCAGAACCACAGAGATCGATTCACATCGCGTGAGCACTTCATAACCCCGGCCGGCACCCTGGCCCGTCAGCTCCGGCTGCCCCCCGTACAACCCCGCGAGAGCATCAGCCACGTCACGGTCCCCTGTGGTGATCCGCCAAGACGACACCGCGACCGGCCTGCCGTCGACCTGTCGGCCAACATGGAAATGCCCTACCGGAGCGCCCGCCGTATCACGCAGCAGAGGAACTTCTCCTACCGCAGCCCCATGCTTCTGGTCCTTGCTGTGATCCATGGCTTCTCTCCGGTCGAGCCGTAAACAGGAGCCATGAGGATCCGCAACATCTCCCGTTTGGCGAGGCCGGATTTCCGTTGTATGCATCGGGGTGGGCTGGCCGACTACGACGGACAGCATGTAGGTCAAGTACAAGGAGACCGCGCGGGGCGGGCTCGCGATCAACGTCATCGAGTGCTGAGCGCACCACCTGTGACCAGGTGATTCACGTCTTTCAGCTCTGTCACGGTCTTGCCCTTCTGTACGGCGGAAAGTCCCTGAAAAGTCCCTGGCAATGAGCCCCGCCCTGGGTTTGAGCCTGCGTGCTCTCCCTCGTGTGCATCGATGAAGGGCTGGCGCAGCATGATCGGGGCCCCGGATCCCGCAGTCACGTACCGGTCACTCGCAAGAAGCTTGCTTGGCTCCCTCTCTCTGAGGCTTACGGGATATACCGTGATGTCCCATACGAGCCGCACGCTGGGTGCGGTACAAGAGCTGCTTCGGCGGCTCGATGGGGGGAGCAGTGGTACCTCGACCGGGAGGCGAGACCGACAAGTTCGGCAATCGCTACGAAGCCGCCTGGACAGTCCGACATGCGCTCTACGTCCTCCTCGGCAGGGGTGAATCACTCACCGTTGAGCCCGATGTCCCCCTGGGCGAGGGAGCCGAGTTCGTCTTCTACAGCAGCGGTAGGACCGAGGTACACCAGGTCAAGCGTCAGGACCGCAATGCCAACAATTGGAGCGTGGCCTCACTGCGCAGGAAGGAGATTTGGCAGCATCTGCGCACTCACGCGGAGGCGGGGCGCCACTTCCACTTCGTCTCCACGGTCCCGGCACGGCCGCTCCAAGAACTCAGCGACCGGGCTCGTCGCTCCGACGATTACCCGGCCTTTGTCGCTGGCTGGCTGACGGAAGAGCTTCGCAGTCACTTCGACGAACTCGCCTCCCCTGGTATCTACGGATCACCCGAGATGGCTTGGCGCATGCTGAGGTTCCTATGGGTGCAGTGCCACGACGAGGGGGACGTCGTCGCCATCAATACGGTCCTGGCCGAACAGACCCTCGAAGGATTCTCTGGGTGCCAGGCAGCGCTCGCCCTGGGCGATCTCCTCAATAACAACCTGGGCGCCCGCTTAGACGCAGCGGCCATCATGAGGCGGCTCGCACAGTACGGGCTTCGGCGGATGCCACAGGTGGATGCCGAGCCAGTGGTCGATGCGGTGGGAGAGGCTACCCGGCGCTGGGCCGCGAGCACCGAATCCGATTTGCTCAAGCCAGTGATTCAGCGCGAGGAAGCCAGCCGTCTGATGGCTCACGCCGGCAACGGACAGCAGATCACACTACTCACGGGCGCAGCCGGAGACGGCAAGAGCGCCGTGCTGCACCAGACGTTCGCAGCACTCGATGAGGCAAACATCCCCGTGCTCGCGTTTCGGCTCGACCGGCTGGCCTCCTTCGCGACGACCGCGGAACTGGGCGAACTCGTCGGCCTCCCTGTGTCCCCCGTCAGCGCGCTCGAAACGGTGGCGCAGGGGCGTTCTTGCTTCATGATCGTGGACCAGCTCGACGCGGTCAGCAGGATGTCCGGACGGGCGCCCGAAGCCCTCGATGCGGTGGCTGACCTGATCCGTGAAGCAACGCTACATCCCGCCATGCGAATCATCCTCGCCTGCCGCAAATTCGACGTCGATAACGATCCTCGCATCCGTCAACTGACCGAGGAGGACCGCTGCATCCGTGTCGCCGTCGGCAGCCTCACCGATACACAAATCGACGCAGCCCTCACCGCGATGGACCTGGAAGCAACCGACGTTGACCCGACTCAACGGGTACTACTGGGATCGCCGCTGAATCTGGTACTCCTCGCCTCCATCGCCCGCCAGGATGACGCCCTTTCTTTCCGCACCACTAAGCAGCTTTTCGATGCGTTCTGGGACACGAAGCGAATCAACTGCCGCCACAGGTATCCGTCCGTACGCTTCAATGATGTCGTCACGGCAGTCGCTGAGGCTATGAGCGACCGGCAGCAACTGGAAGTACCATACGCAGTACTCGACGGAGATGACCTTTCCGCCAGCGCCAACGTGCTGGTGTCAGAACACGTCTGCGTCCGCGACGGGCAACACCTCGCCTTCTTTCACGAGAGCTTCTTCGACTATGCCTTCGCCCGTGGCTGGGCCAGTCGCGGTGAATCGCTAAGCACCTTCCTCACCAGGAGCGAGCAGGAACTCTTTCGACGGGGTCAGGTCCGGCAGATTCTTACACATCTGCGCGAACTGGAACCGGAGCGATTCGCAGAAGGAATTACGGAACTGCTGGCGCGCCCAGACATCCGCTACCACATCAAACATCTTGTGCTCGCTGTCCTCCGGGACATGGAGGCACCGACCGCCATAGAATGGGATGCCGTCGCACAGGTACTGGATGGTCGGCCAGCGTTCGCGGGTCAGTTGGCGCATTCACTCAGCACCTCAGCATGGTTCCACCGGATCTATTCCGAGGGAGCCATCGAGGACTGGTTGTCGGGAAACGATCCGCGAGAGCATGACTGGGCGCTGCGGATCATGGCGGGCGGCGTCGCGGAGTACCCTGAAGAGGTGGCTGGACTTCTCGGGCCACATACGTCAGCCGCAGAGTATCCTTCGCGGCTGGCATGGATCATCCGTTTTGCCGAGATCTCGGAGAGTCGGGCGCTCTTCGATCTGCTGTTGGATGCGGTGCGAACGGGACGCTACGGAGAACACGAGCGCTTTCTATGGGTTTCCTTGGGCGACCTCGGGTCGCGTCGGCCGGAGTGGGCAGTCGAACTCCTTAGCGCCCATCTAGTGGAACGCCCCGGGGCTCTGGAACTCGACGGCACGGGGAAGGTTCGCGGGCTTCTCAGCAGAGACCATTCCGTCCTCGACCTGGTGAAGTCCGCCTCTGCTGGCGCTCCGGAAGCCTTCTGCGACTGGCTGCTTCCCACCCTACTCAAAGTCATGGAGACCACCGCGCTCTCGCCGAGACTCGGTTGGCCCGTCGCCGACCGTCACTTCGGCTTTCGTTACCCGGACGACGGCCCCAGCACACTGGACGAGGCGTTTCTGCAAGGCATCTCCGTAGCGCTGCGAACCGTCGCACAGCAGACTCCACTTCGAGCCCGCCCGTTCATGGAGCAGCTCGCGGACGTTCCCTATGACGCAGCCCAATGGCTTCTCTATCAGGCTCTGGGCGCCGCAGGGGAAGCTTCTGCTGGCTGGGCAGCCGAGCTGCTGCTTCAGGGTCGGCACCGGCTGCTTTCCCCTTACGGAAGCAACGTGTCCTGGGGAGCACGCCAGGTAATCCGCTCCATCAGCGGATTCCTCCCTGCGGCGACCCACCACCAGCTCGAAGAGGCAATCCTATACCTCCGCCTTCCCCCCAAAGAAAAGCTGTCACCGTGGACTGAGTTCAATCTACTGTCCGCCATGTCGGAGCACCAACTGTCTACGCGTGCGGCTCGCCGCCTGGGAGAACTCATCCGCCTCCACGGGGGACAGAGCCAACCAGCGGAACCACAGAAGATGACGGCACGAGTCATCGGAGCACCTATCGAAACAGAACCCGCCCAGCGCATGAATGACGACCAATGGCTCCGTGCCATGAAAACGCACCACGAGGACAAAACCGATTGGGAGCGTGGAACCGGGGGCGCCCGGGAGCAAGCCCATGTCCTGGAGAATCAGACGATGGCGGACCCAGCCCGGTTCGCCCGTCTCGCCTTGAGGTTCGACGCGGAGACCCATTCCGCTTACGGAGCATCTCTACTACTCGGCCTGGGGAAGGCTGAATCGCTGAGCAATCCAGCTCCGGTCTTCGCTGCAG
This sequence is a window from Streptomyces sp. NBC_01775. Protein-coding genes within it:
- a CDS encoding DUF2637 domain-containing protein produces the protein MRLTDISLNWVLPGAVLLVGALTAVLVMARSRRHGKADDGAATGSHGQHGAGQADSWERMEERRRRKETLYATAAYLLLFCCAAVAAALSFHGLVGFGRQNLGLGGGWEYLVPFGLDGAAMFSAVIAVREASHGDASLGSRLLVWIFAGAAAWFNWVHAPRGMGHDGAPQFFAGMSLSAAILFDRALKQTRRAALREQGLVPRPLPQIRVVRWLRAPRETFGAWSLMLLEGVRTLDEAVDEVRDDRRRSEQERLRRREQERLDRARVKALNRQHRLWNRGRGEPGHHVEREISAGPAAVSAAPAVSAGSAAAQPAVASEPADISTASRPPVTEVVGTPAVRGRPALQAVSDEAEEKGRDDRSRDERGAASPRLDSLEEKLAEIERQFG
- a CDS encoding protein phosphatase 2C domain-containing protein; the encoded protein is MSEQGARGEGRDEKHGERGGERGDWWAQLYDATASDTGRTRAPDTLDDRFASVTHTLAPRGGNGDAPREEPAMDGPAPVEPARGEPAEGKPARGEPVPECPDPALPEPPQAPQDLEDPEEDGVIPLADPAGLSELVAEVALDGGRHGGLTLRAASLRGAGAKRAGTLRGDALLTARFGTGEGALLLVAVAVGAHGGPGAHRAAREACHSIGSAVGRSHARLAEDIRAGRRGALKSGLHRLTDRTFGKLRAQAAALGLEPEQYTADLCCLLLPADPRCQTRIFFGIGAGGLFRLRDGRWHDIEPQASQGESGGPVVGFGAGPAPVAGPGPEPATNLAPTPPEDPRAQAAAARDGFTAEPPAPARAEPFRFRASVARPGDALMVCSPGFAVPLREERSFAGSLAARWMARSHPPGLAAYLADIRTPLKGHDLDRTAVTVWEAAGHGNAGAERSAPDRSALLPHRRTEKAGDA
- a CDS encoding DUF456 domain-containing protein; the protein is MDTSGTLSVPQPLLVGIVLLLGLIGSVLPGVPGTLVVWASVFWWAVWDHNRAAWWLLVAATGLLLLTAAVRMFAPAQPRRRSEAGRRLLLMAGASGTVGFVLVPVLGVLPGFLAGIYGKERMRLGSHGAAVASTRTVMRGGGWRTLADLTASLLVAVGWVIIVLWGPRGQG
- a CDS encoding AlkA N-terminal domain-containing protein → MTTEDSRYEAVRSRDARFDGVFFLGVTTTGIYCRPSCPAVTPKRENVRFYPTAAAAQGAGFRACRRCRPDAVPGSAEWNVRADLVGRAMRMISDGVVDRQGVAGLARKLGYSARQVQRQLTAELGAGPVALARAQRAHTARVLLQTTPLPVTEVAFASGFASVRQFNDTVRDIYARTPTALREASARGGHGPAGRPEAREAAAHGGAAVSGVPLRLAYRGPYATGQVFGFLERRVVPGVEEMRGEPGARTYRRTLNLPYGTGVAEVDECPARSGKGWLECRLHLGDLRDLTTAVQRVRRLFDLDADPYAVAERLDGDSALGPLLARTPGLRSPGAADAHELAVRAVLGQQISVGAARTLAAKLVVAYGKPLAAPDGTLTHLFPEAGVLAQAPLSELGMPETRRRTIRVVGEALADGTVVLDPGADREETERALLALPGIGPWTAGYMRMRALGDPDVFLPGDVGVRHGLALAGAEAGQAELWRPWRSYALHHLWHATTLAEEEARAPRPAAAQSGR
- the rsgA gene encoding ribosome small subunit-dependent GTPase A, with the translated sequence MGSSSPSSPSPSPSDSLTSYGWDADWEAVFAPYAEQGLLPGRVVRVDRGQCDVVTPEGTICADTEFVVPRDPMKVVCTGDWVAVDPEGCDPRYVRTLLPRRNAFVRSTSSKRSEGQVLATNIDHVVICVPLADDLDLGRIERFLALAMSCSSGEALLHKSALSWSSGAEPLLVLTKADLVPEAATVAHLLADAETVAPGVQVLSISAETGEAVDILAAVLAGGTTALLGPSGAGKSTLANALLGHEAQTVQAIRDRDGKGRHTTTTRNLLPLPASSGGGVLIDTPGLRGVGLWDAEEGLGQAFSEIEELARKCRFQDCAHQAEPGCAVLTAVEDGILPERRLDSYRKLLRENTRLAARTDARLRAEQRQMFKQRQALGRHMTERKRGPRRKP
- a CDS encoding recombination directionality factor; its protein translation is MDHSKDQKHGAAVGEVPLLRDTAGAPVGHFHVGRQVDGRPVAVSSWRITTGDRDVADALAGLYGGQPELTGQGAGRGYEVLTRCESISVVLTGGQPVSVRMVMRAAGEVFHVCDGANLLDSTGAEGGPCGCPATVEERKAAAKAGRGPVPEVRLRFRLAGLPDVGIFQLVSTSWELLESLPSAERVMHGTSVDCVLSYQLVEFTTGSGILVSYRRPVLEVKGRRVGRRGDVCLVA